In Syngnathus typhle isolate RoL2023-S1 ecotype Sweden linkage group LG14, RoL_Styp_1.0, whole genome shotgun sequence, one genomic interval encodes:
- the rubcn gene encoding run domain Beclin-1-interacting and cysteine-rich domain-containing protein isoform X1 has product MEVTSDGDAAERKRELWKLLSSLKTTVEGLLSTNNPNVWSRYGGLQRLHKDMNNILSHGLKNEQVYYRQRDYWPFVWCVRQISPHLASHVEQFSQLEPVLSSRVQSAGESYKAERWLLYSLQVHMLSAQLKPLLRHQGHTRKYYNEDAFLLSEPHVTAMFQCLEAVEQNNPKLLAQIDTVGLSPLKIPPCLGLLKSQSLCVLPGIGEPWRSAESTPIKEPLNRRLTASHCSLRDVAATNTNDNMIGVGNSSNTTSQSSSLGPPWVCLTRPEESERGVTPPQGHASIPSISLSESPSPSSPQPDTGDSGDGEYDDGPEYLAIGNLGQRSRRDTQSSTHSSTHSEPTKNKDRSLQPGSLALPPLRRSSFSEGQRELNRGVRGHTRSFSDTGITQKLRTETRSEDCCIKEFNPFSPPCSDISTPTSLYMESHPSQYSKTADGLFRKPSKGQSLISYLSEQDFGSCADLEKENAHFSISESLIAAIELMKYNLRRQQEEGEEEGDSDSEIQQLKQKIRLRRQQIRRSRLPPCTTPHHLFHSTDSSGSRRSSQDSHQGLSDSDSAEEVEECELREADIKRSVSTSKSFLSSDSISTSFLQSNSAESVAMGLLRQFEGMQLPAASELDWLVPEHDAPQKLLPIPDSLPISPDDGEHADVYKLRIRVRGNLEWAPPRPQIIFNIHPPPKRKIIVAKQNYRCAGCGTRIDPDYIKRLRYCEYLGRYFCQCCHENAQVVVPSRILIKWDFSKYHVSNFARDLLSKIAGDPLFNPNDINSNLYKKVKALESVRVLRMQLFHMKTLFKTCRFSKEVLEQFDSLPCHLTEDLHLFSLNDLLSVRNGELTPRMKELLKLGTVHVAGCVLCQAKGFVCEFCGNEKDIIFPFQLSKCQRCEGEPSLLVASLGGLRVPSRLSSAPAIWIDWKISKPRRLARALSKDRREGEGGEENLDLSEGADSEDQEESTDQIEERMEKAGIFHHFSPGKFIKAFTWHHGHEVEQEVTEESESENESEKEHDNRNEERDEVFSKGGSKSEEGEEDHAKKNSLLKVLHLERLKQSLSKSNKKNSDSEMCSSQDSLEELGTGQGRKDRWFGRLRRTFSKGEGITEAKEEVKHEEPERVLSEPVGGSMEMAKGGDVREAEANMGKVEKVTDKDSGNKDDRQVDSVPIQTNWRARKTRRARRVTRSRQTCEGSEGDSKMTGAAENDVHG; this is encoded by the exons ATGGAGGTAACGTCTGACGGAGATGCGGCGGAACGCAA GCGGGAGCTCTGGAAGTTGTTGTCCAGCCTGAAGACCACAGTGGAGGGCCTCCTGTCTACAAACAACCCCAATGTTTGGTCCCGCTATGGCGGCCTACAGCGCCTGCACAAGGACATGAACAATATTCTCAGTCATGGACTGAAGAATGAGCAG GTGTATTACAGGCAGAGAGACTACTGGCCGTTTGTCTGGTGTGTCCGTCAAATAAGCCCTCACCTTGCCTCACACGTCGAACAG TTCAGTCAGCTGGAGCCGGTACTGAGCAGCAGGGTGCAGAGTGCCGGTGAAAGCTACAAGGCAGAGCGCTGGTTGCTTTACAGCTTGCAGGTCCACATGCTCTCGGCTCAGCTCAAACCTCTGCTCAGGCATCAGGGACATACAAGAAAATACTACAATG aagATGCCTTCTTGCTCAGTGAGCCGCATGTCACCGCCATGTTCCAGTGTCTCGAAGCTGTGGAACAAAATAACCCCAAACTGCTGGCCCAAATAGATACAGTGGGG CTGTCCCCGCTCAAGATTCCGCCGTGCCTCGGCCTCTTGAAGAGCCAGAGCCTGTGTGTTTTGCCCGGCATTGGCGAGCCCTGGAGAAGTGCTGAATCGACACCCATAAAAGAGCCTCTAAACCGGAGGCTCACAGCATCCCACTGCTCACTTAGAGATGTGGCTGCCACGAACACCAACGACAACATGATAGGCGTTGGAAACAGCTCGA ATACTACCTCACAATCCAGCAGCCTAGGTCCTCCCTGGGTGTGTCTGACCAGGCCGGAAGAGAGTGAGCGGGGTGTGACGCCTCCTCAAGGACATGCGTCCATACCCTCCATCTCTCTTTCAGAGTCTCCTTCACCGTCCTCCCCACAGCCTGACACGGGAGATTCAGGTGATGGCGAATACGACGACGGTCCAGAGTACCTGGCCATCGGTAACCTGGGCCAACGAAGTCGCCGCGACACCCAAAGCTCTACACACAGCTCCACGCACAGCGAGCCCACCAAGAACAAGGACCGGTCCCTGCAGCCAGGTTCTCTGGCTCTACCGCCACTCAGGCGCTCGTCTTTCTCAGAGGGCCAGCGAGAGCTCAACAGAGGGGTTCGAGGACACACCCGCTCATTTTCTGATACGGGAATCACTCAAAAACTCAGGACAG AAACGAGGAGCGAAGACTGCTGCATTAAGGAGTTCAACCCTTTCTCACCTCCGTGCAGTGACATAAGCACGCCCACTTCCCTTTACATGGAATCTC ATCCGTCCCAGTACAGCAAGACAGCAGATGGTTTGTTCAGGAAGCCATCAAAAGGCCAGAGCCTCATCAGCTACTTGTCAGAGCAGGACTTTGGCAGCTGTGCTGACCTTGAAAAG GAGAACGCTCACTTCAGCATCTCAGAGTCCCTTATTGCAGCCATCGAGCTGATGAAGTACAacctgcggcgtcagcaggagGAGGGTGAAGAGGAAGGAGACAGCGACTCTGAGATtcagcagctcaagcagaagatccGCTTGCGAAGGCAGCAGATCCGTCGCAGCCGCCTGCCCCCCTGCACAACGCCCCACCACT TGTTTCATTCAACGGATAGCAGCGGTTCAAGGAGGAGCTCCCAGGACTCCCATCAGGGCCTATCCGACTCCGACTCTgcagaggaggtggaggagtgtGAATTACGGG AAGCAGACATAAAGCGCAGCGTAAGCACCAGCAAGTCTTTTCTGAGCTCAGATTCCAT TTCCACCTCCTTCCTTCAATCCAACTCAGCCGAGTCAGTCGCCATGGGTTTGCTCCGACAGTTTGAGGGCATGCAGCTTCCGGCCGCTTCCGAGCTTGACTGGCTGGTTCCAGAACATGATGCCCCACAGAAA CTGTTGCCCATCCCAGACTCACTTCCCATCTCTCCTGATGACGGTGAGCATGCAGACGTCTATAAGCTAAGGATTCGGGTACGAGGGAACTTGGAGTGGGCGCCGCCCCGACCACAAATTATCTTCAACATTCACCCTCCACCAAA GAGGAAGATCATCGTGGCGAAACAGAATTACCGCTGTGCTGGTTGTGGGACTCGCATTGACCCAG ATTATATTAAAAGACTACGTTACTGCGAGTACCTCGGGCGTTACTTCTGCCAGTGCTGCCATGAAAATGCGCAAGTTGTGGTTCCCAGTCGAATTCTGATCAAGTGGGACTTCAGCAAATACCATGTGAGCAACTTTGCCCGTGACTTGCTGAGCAAGATTGCTGGAGACCCACTCTTCAATCCGAATGACATCAACAGCAACCTTTACAAGAAAGTTAAAGCTCTGGAGTCTGTTAGG GTTTTAAGAATGCAGCTGTTTCATATGAAAACTCTCTTCAAGACATGTCGCTTTTCAAAAGA GGTTCTCGAGCAGTTTGACAGTCTGCCCTGTCACCTGACGGAGGACCTGCACCTTTTTTCCCTGAATGACCTTCTGTCTGTGCGCAATGGAGAATTGACCCCCCGAATGAAGGAGTTacttaaactcggcactgtgcaTGTAGCAGGCTGCGTG TTGTGCCAGGCAAAGGGCTTCGTGTGTGAGTTCTGTGGCAACGAGAAAGACATCATCTTCCCCTTCCAACTGAGCAAGTGCCAACGCTGCGAAGGTGAGCCCTCTCTGCTGGTAGCCAGCCTGGGCGGCCTACGAGTGCCCTCTCGTCTGAGCTCAGCTCCCGCTATCTGGATAGACTGGAAAATCTCCAAACCTCGTAGGCTGGCAAGGGCCCTCTCCAAGGATCGCAGGGAGGGCGAGGGGGGGGAGGAGAATTTGGATTTGTCCGAGGGTGCGGACAGCGAGGACCAAGAGGAATCGACAGACCAAATAGAAGAGAGAATGGAAAAAGCAGGAATATTTCATCATTTCTCTCCTGGAAAATTTATCAAAGCTTTTACCTGGCACCACGGACATGAAGTTGAGCAGGAGGTGACAGAAGAAAGCGAGTCTGAGAAtgagagcgagaaagagcatGACAATAGAAACGAGGAAAGAGATGAGGTTTTCAGCAAAGGTGGGTCTAAGAGTGAGGAAGGGGAAGAGGATCAtgctaaaaaaaacagtttacttAAAGTTCTCCACTTAGAGCGACTGAAGCAGAGTCTCTCAAAGAGTAACAAAAAGAACAGTGACAGCGAGATGTGTAGCAGCCAGGACAGTTTAGAGGAACTGGGAACAGGCCAAGGGAGGAAGGACAGATGGTTCGGACGTCTACGCCGGACCTTCTCTAAAGGTGAGGGCATAACAGAAGCCAAAGAAGAAGTAAAACATGAAGAGCCTGAGCGAGTATTGTCTGAGCCAGTAGGGGGCAGTATGGAGATGGCAAAGGGGGGAGACGTTAGAGAAGCTGAGGCGAATATGGGAAAAGTGGAGAAAGTGACAGACAAAGACAGCGGCAATAAGGATGACAGACAAGTGGATTCAGTCCCCATTCAAACCAACTGGCGAGCTCGAAAGACTCGCAGAGCCCGCCGAGTCACAAGAAGCAGACAGACCTGTGAGGGGAGCGAGGGGGATAGCAAGATGACGGGGGCCGCTGAAAATGATGTTCATGGATGA